TTTTTCAGAATTATCTACTACAGCCCTTAAAACTTTAGCTGCTAATTCAGGATTTTTTAAAAGGGCTGAACCATCACCATTTTTTACAACTTTAGGTGCCGGACATCCCATGTTTATATCTAATATTTCATTAGGGTATGAGTTTAATATTTTTGCAGCCCCACCCATATATTCTGGATCTGATCCAAATATTTGTATTGCAACAGGATGTTCTTCTTCTTCTATTTTCAACATTTTCTTAGTGTTTTGGTCATCATAACATAAAGCTTTTGCATTAACCATTTCTGTATATAACATTCCACAATCTTGTTCCTTGCAAATCAATCTAAATGGAAGGTCTGTTACTCCAGCCATAGGTGATAGAAAAACTTTATTATCTAAATTTAAGTTGCCTATTTTCATTTTTGTCTCCTTCTAAATTTAAAATTTATTAATATTTAAAAAAAGGAATTGGATTTATATTACCCAATTCCCCTATTCTATTCTTTATTCTTTTCGTGTAAAATTCTTAAACCATCTAAAGTTAAAAATCTATCTACATGATCTATACTTTTAGTTTCCGAAGCAATAAGAGTAGATAAACCACCTGTTGCTATAACCTTAACATTTTCTTGGTTTAACTCTCTCTTCATCATTTCTATTATCTTTTCAACTGATCCTACATAACCATATATTATTCCAGCTTGCATAGCAGATACTGTATTCTTACATATAACTGAACCTGGTTTAACTAATTCTACCCTAGGAAGTTTAGACGCTCTTTGGAATAATGCTTCACTAGATATTTTCAAACCTGGTACTATAGTTCCACCTAAGTAGTCTGCATTATTTGTTATAGCACAGAACGTAGTAGCTGTACCAAAATCAACCACTATAACAGGTGTACCATATTTTTCAACACATGCGACTGCATTAACTATTCTATCTGCTCCAACTTGTTTAGGGTTATCATATTTTATATTTAATCCAGTCTTTATACCTGGTCCTACAACTTTAGGTTGTTTTTTACAATACTTTTTACAAAAGTTTTCAAGAGAATGCATAACATCAGGAACTACAGATGATATTATAACATCTTCTACACAATTCATATCTATTTTTTCATGCTGAAATAAGTTACTTATTAAAATTCCATATTCATCAGATGTTTTATATTTATCCGTAGTTATTCTCCAATACCTTATAAGCTCTTTACCTTTATATAGCCCCAAAACCATATTGGTATTTCCAACGTCAAATACTAAAAGCATATATCATTAACCTTCTTTCTATTTTTTCCTTTTATTAAAAACTACGCAAACAGCTGATACAACAAAGCCTCCAACAATTGATTCTGGTATTCCATTTGTTGCTACTAGTGTTAATATTAAAGTTTTTGCTGCTGATGCACTTTCTCCTAAAGCCTCCGCATATCTAGCTCCATACAGTATATATATCATCCCTAGTAC
The Romboutsia ilealis genome window above contains:
- a CDS encoding type III pantothenate kinase, whose amino-acid sequence is MLLVFDVGNTNMVLGLYKGKELIRYWRITTDKYKTSDEYGILISNLFQHEKIDMNCVEDVIISSVVPDVMHSLENFCKKYCKKQPKVVGPGIKTGLNIKYDNPKQVGADRIVNAVACVEKYGTPVIVVDFGTATTFCAITNNADYLGGTIVPGLKISSEALFQRASKLPRVELVKPGSVICKNTVSAMQAGIIYGYVGSVEKIIEMMKRELNQENVKVIATGGLSTLIASETKSIDHVDRFLTLDGLRILHEKNKE